AGCCGAGCGGCACGACATGGCCCGCTCCGAACAGCACCGCCGCGGCCGCACGGCAGGCGCCCAGCAGTTCGGGGAAGGGCACCCCCGCCTGCGGCGCGGGTATCCGCAGTGCGGCCGCACCGCTCGGCGTGGTCCCGGTGGAGAGGGGCCGGTGCCGTGGCGCGGGGGCTTGTTCGCGCACCGCGCGCAGCCGTTCGCCCCAGTAGGCCATCGCCGCCGGTGCGCCCGCGCGCTCCTCCGCGTCGAGCTGGAGCAGCACGGCGTCCCGGTACGCGGCCAGTTCGGCCGCGATCTCGGAGGCGGAGGGCCGCTCGGTGCCGGCGTCCTCGTCGTAGGCCGCGCCGAGTTCTCCGACGATCCGGGCCAGCGACTGGCCGTCGCACGCGGCGTGGTCCAGGACCACGGCGAGCACGTCTTCCGCCCCCTGCGGCCCGTCCTGCACCAGGAACAGCCGCAGCGGCGCACCCTGCGGGGCCCAACTGCCCAGGGCGCGGCGCAGCACGGTGGCCGCGTCCTCACCGGACTGGCAGGCCAGGCGGGTCACGGGTACCTGTGGCTCCTCCGGGCGCAGCGCGGGCGTACCGCGCAGCACGGTGAGGTGGGAGCGCAGCGCGGGGTGCAGGGCGGCGAGCCGGTTCGCGGCTCCCGTGAGGCGTACGGGATCCACCGTGCCGCGCGGAAAGGCGAAGAACATCGGCACGAGATCCGGCCGCCCGGCGGGGTCCATGGCACGCACCAGTGCGAAGCGACGCTGGGCGCCCGTGACGGGCAGCAGGACCTGGGCCCCGTCGCCGGTGTCGAGCCGCCGGTAGCGGGCCAGGTACTGGCTCGTGATGCTGAGCACGTGATCCTCTCTGACGTGACGGAGCTGCCTCGTCCGAGGCGATGCGGACGGGAAGGCCGTGCGCGGGGGCAGGCAGCGGGGGCGAGTGGCAGGGGGAGGCCGGACGAGGTGGCCGGCCGTCAGCCGAGGGCGGCGGGTTCGGCCGCGCCGGCGGAGCCCGACGGGTCGGTGTCCGGGTCCTCGGCAGGCCCCGTGGCGGGCAGGTCACGCATCCGCCGCAGCGGGGAGAACAGCAGCGGCAGCGGTACGGCCAGGAATCCGGCCGCACACCACACCAGCGCCACCCGCGCCCCGAACGCGTCGGCCAGCGCACCGCCGGCCAGGGCGCCGAGCGGCAGGGTGCCCCACATCAGGAACCGCAGCGTGGCGTTCATCCGGCCGAGCAGCCGCGGCGGGCACACGGTCTGACGGAAGCTCACCTGCGCCACGTTGTAGAGCACGACGCCGAAGAAGACCACCCCGGAGCCGAGGGCGAACAGCGCCGCCCCGGCCCCGCGCCCGGAAAGCGGCCACAGCACCGCGAACGGGCCGGTGACCAGCGGGGACAGCCAGATGAGCCGGGCCTGTCCGAACCGGGCGGCGAGCCGGCCCGCGCACAGCGCGCCGGCCAGTCCGCCCAGGGCCGAGGCGGCCAGCACAAGGCCGACCACTCCGGGCACCAGGCCCAGCACCCGGACCAGGAAGACGGACTGCGTGGCCATCAGCACCGCGGCGAAGAAGTTGCCCAGCCCGGTCGTCACGGCGATCACGCGCAGCAGGCGGTGCCCGCACACAAAGCGCAGCCCCTCGCCGATGTCCCGGCGCAGCGAGGCGTCCGGACGGCGTTCGGGAAGGCTCTCGGGCTTCTTGATGCGCCACAGGAACAGCGCGGAGAGCGCATAACCGGCCGCGTCGGTGACGATGGCCAGAGCGGCCCCCAGCAACTGGACGAGACCGCCGCCGATGCCGGGACCCGCGACCTGCGCCGAGGAACGGATCGTCTCCAGTGCCCCGTTGCCCGAGACCAGCTGGTCCTTGGGCAGCAGCTGGGGCAGGAAGCTCTGGTGCGCGATGTCGAAGAAGACCGTCGCCACCCCGGTGACCAGGGCGACGACGTACAGCTGTGCCATCGTCAGCACACCGGTGACGGCGGCCAGCGGGATGCTCGCCATCGTCAGGGCCCGCACCACATCGGCGCGGATCATCAGCGGCAGCTTGCGCATCCGGTCGACCCAGGCCCCGGCCGGCAGCCCGACCAGCAGGAACGCGGCGGTCTCCGCGGCAGTGAGCAACCCCACCTGGAAGGCGGGGGCGTCGAGTTCGAGCACCGCGACGAGCGGCAGGGCGACCAGGGTGACCTGGGCACCGAGTTGTCCGGCCGCGGCACCGGCGAGCAGAAGACGGAAGTCGCGCAGGCGCAGCGGGCCGCTGGTCGCGGGTCGGGGTATGTCGGGCATATGAGGGACCATCGCCGAACGATCGATCCGGGGTCAAAACCCGATGCACACTTTCGGTCGGATTTCTTCACCATTTACTCACCATGACAGAAAAATCTCCGCCAGATCCTGGCAATCACCGCATGACTGCCACATGGCACCCTTGGGTGTGAGAAGGGGATTCCGCGACGACTGCGCGGGGCGGCCAGGTGACCGTGTACAGAGCGTCACGTACCGGAATCCGACCGAAAACAGTCGTCGATGTCCTCTTATTGACCGAAGCGCTTATTTCCTCCGCTATGGCGCCCCACCATGAAGAAGAGCCCGGCCCCGCAGGCCGTGGGGGCCGCGGGGCCGGGCGGGGTGAACGGAACCGCCTCCGGTCCGGCCGGAGTTCGCACTGCGCGGCCCAGTCCGCTCCAGGTCAATACATCTAGAAGTCTCATGAAGATCTTGGGTTCTGGCCCTGCCGCGTGAGCGGTAGGGCCAGACTTGTCATGTGGCGATGGGTGAATGGGTCGGCGAGATGGTCGGGCCGGACGTGTGGGAGACGTGCGGGGATCTGATCCCGGCCGGGAGTGTGTTCGCGTTCCTGGCCGAGCATCGTGGCGAGCTGTTCCCGGCTGAGATGTTCGCGGACATGTATCCGTCGGCGAACGGACGGCCGAGCATGCCGCCGCAGATCCTGGCCGCCACGATCATGCTGCAGGCCCTGCACGGGCTGTCGGACTTCGAGACGGTCCAGGAACTGCGGTGCGACCTGCGGTGGAAGGCCGCATGTGGACTGGGCCTTCACGACATGGCGTTCGATCCGTCGCTGCTGGCCTACTTCCGCCGCCGGCTGGCCCGTTCCGCCCGCCCCAACCGCGTCTTCGAGGCCGTACGCGAAGTCGTGAAGGCCACCGGCGTACTGAAAGGCAAGCACC
This portion of the Streptomyces sp. 2114.4 genome encodes:
- a CDS encoding non-ribosomal peptide synthetase, with product MLSITSQYLARYRRLDTGDGAQVLLPVTGAQRRFALVRAMDPAGRPDLVPMFFAFPRGTVDPVRLTGAANRLAALHPALRSHLTVLRGTPALRPEEPQVPVTRLACQSGEDAATVLRRALGSWAPQGAPLRLFLVQDGPQGAEDVLAVVLDHAACDGQSLARIVGELGAAYDEDAGTERPSASEIAAELAAYRDAVLLQLDAEERAGAPAAMAYWGERLRAVREQAPAPRHRPLSTGTTPSGAAALRIPAPQAGVPFPELLGACRAAAAVLFGAGHVVPLGYPWGGRPPAAAPVLGCFLNTVVFPTATGEAPAASATAEAWWDDLDHAATPFDAVVHAARAAGSGWTGRLDGMLTVDDARRHPPLRLGGVTGREVHIDGRAVRGPFAVSVTQGPELQLRMVWDRTVLTDDTAESAFSALAGALRTPVPTAG
- a CDS encoding MFS transporter: MPDIPRPATSGPLRLRDFRLLLAGAAAGQLGAQVTLVALPLVAVLELDAPAFQVGLLTAAETAAFLLVGLPAGAWVDRMRKLPLMIRADVVRALTMASIPLAAVTGVLTMAQLYVVALVTGVATVFFDIAHQSFLPQLLPKDQLVSGNGALETIRSSAQVAGPGIGGGLVQLLGAALAIVTDAAGYALSALFLWRIKKPESLPERRPDASLRRDIGEGLRFVCGHRLLRVIAVTTGLGNFFAAVLMATQSVFLVRVLGLVPGVVGLVLAASALGGLAGALCAGRLAARFGQARLIWLSPLVTGPFAVLWPLSGRGAGAALFALGSGVVFFGVVLYNVAQVSFRQTVCPPRLLGRMNATLRFLMWGTLPLGALAGGALADAFGARVALVWCAAGFLAVPLPLLFSPLRRMRDLPATGPAEDPDTDPSGSAGAAEPAALG